The following proteins come from a genomic window of Rhizobium sp. 007:
- a CDS encoding FGGY-family carbohydrate kinase: MTSTEKIIIGIDAGTSVIKAVAFDLSGRQIATASVRNRYTTGDDGSATQSLGQTWLDCASALRGLGEKIPNLASRTAAVAVTGQGDGTWLVGRGNTPVADAWLWLDARAAPTVTSLAGGNENRARFEATGTGLNTCQQGAQLAHMDRFTPDLLDRAETALHCKDWLYLNLTTVRATDPSEASFTFGNFRTRQYDAVVIDALGLSHRRALLPEIIDGTSISHPLTSEAARACGLLAGTPVCLGYVDMAMTALGAGVRSGARNAACSTIGSTGVHMRAKPVADVQLNHEGTGYVIALPIPGIVTQVQTNMGATINIDWILDVAAYLMAEAGKPASHADLIARIDGWFAESRPGSVLYHPYISEAGERGPFVNANARAGFTGLSTRHGFPDLLRSVVEGLGLATRDCYAAMGAMPEELRVTGGATRSLALRRSLSAAVNAPIRQSRRDETGAAGVAMMAAVAVGVYSSMDECIADWVTPLLGDAEIPDVNEAARFDRLFSAYTDVRQAMAPAWGKLARAATTSPVGE, translated from the coding sequence ATGACATCGACTGAGAAGATCATCATCGGGATAGATGCCGGTACCTCCGTCATCAAGGCGGTGGCCTTTGATCTGTCCGGACGCCAGATCGCCACGGCCTCCGTACGCAACAGATACACGACGGGAGACGACGGCTCCGCAACGCAGTCGCTGGGTCAGACTTGGCTTGATTGCGCCAGTGCATTACGTGGCCTCGGAGAAAAAATACCCAATCTCGCATCACGCACCGCAGCCGTCGCGGTCACCGGCCAGGGCGACGGCACCTGGCTCGTCGGCCGCGGCAATACGCCGGTCGCTGATGCCTGGCTATGGCTCGATGCGCGCGCCGCACCGACCGTCACGTCGCTTGCCGGCGGAAATGAGAACCGTGCCCGCTTCGAGGCAACGGGCACCGGCCTCAACACTTGCCAGCAGGGTGCGCAACTCGCCCATATGGATCGCTTCACACCGGACCTTCTCGACCGAGCGGAGACGGCGTTGCACTGCAAGGACTGGCTTTATCTCAACCTGACAACCGTGCGAGCGACCGATCCGTCCGAAGCGAGCTTTACCTTCGGCAACTTCCGGACGCGGCAATATGATGCGGTGGTGATCGATGCGCTCGGCCTGAGCCATAGACGGGCGCTTCTGCCTGAAATCATCGACGGCACCTCGATCAGTCACCCGCTGACGTCCGAGGCGGCGAGGGCCTGCGGACTTCTTGCCGGTACGCCGGTCTGCCTTGGTTATGTGGACATGGCGATGACGGCGCTCGGTGCAGGCGTGCGCAGCGGCGCTCGCAATGCCGCCTGCTCGACGATCGGCTCGACGGGCGTGCACATGCGTGCCAAGCCCGTTGCTGACGTTCAGCTCAATCATGAGGGAACGGGCTATGTGATCGCCCTGCCCATCCCCGGTATCGTCACCCAGGTCCAGACCAACATGGGCGCTACGATCAACATCGACTGGATCCTGGACGTCGCCGCCTACTTGATGGCCGAGGCGGGCAAGCCTGCTTCGCATGCAGACCTGATTGCGCGCATCGACGGCTGGTTTGCGGAAAGCCGGCCGGGTTCGGTGCTTTACCATCCCTACATCTCCGAAGCTGGGGAACGTGGGCCCTTCGTCAACGCCAATGCGCGCGCGGGCTTCACGGGGCTTTCTACGCGCCACGGCTTCCCCGACCTGCTGCGCAGTGTGGTCGAAGGGTTGGGGCTTGCCACCCGCGATTGCTACGCGGCAATGGGCGCGATGCCCGAAGAGTTGCGGGTCACGGGCGGCGCAACACGCTCGCTCGCCCTTCGCCGTTCACTCTCGGCCGCCGTTAACGCACCGATCCGCCAGTCGCGCCGCGATGAGACGGGGGCCGCCGGCGTGGCGATGATGGCCGCGGTGGCCGTCGGCGTCTATTCCAGCATGGACGAATGCATTGCCGACTGGGTGACGCCGCTGCTCGGCGACGCGGAGATTCCGGATGTAAACGAGGCTGCCCGGTTCGACCGGCTATTTTCCGCCTACACCGATGTGCGCCAGGCAATGGCGCCTGCGTGGGGCAAGCTCGCCCGAGCCGCAACGACATCGCCGGTAGGCGAGTAA
- a CDS encoding glycerol-3-phosphate dehydrogenase — translation MTEPDLLDLFVIGGGINGAGIARDAAGRGLKVALCDKDDLAQGTSSRSGKLVHGGLRYLEYYEFRLVREALIEREVLLNAAPHIIWPMRFVLPHSPQDRPAWLVRLGLFLYDHLGGRKKLPGTRTLNLLRDPEGTPILDQYTRGFEYSDCWVDDARLVILNAVSAAEKGATILTRSAAISARRESGSWIVTTKNSLTGETRTFRAKCLVNCAGPWVMDIINRVTGSNSGRNVRLVKGSHIIVPKFWAGSNAYLVQNHDKRVIFINPYEGDKALIGTTDIAYEGRAEDVSADDAEIEYLLKAVNRYFKEKLRREDVLHSFSGVRPLFDDGKGNPSAVTRDYVFDLDETGGAPLLNVFGGKITTFRELAERGMQRLRHIFPNMGGDWTEKAPLPGGEIPNADYETFANSLRDAYPWMPRKLVHHYGRLYGARTKNVIAGATGIQGLGRHFGGQLYEAEARYLVATEWAATAEDILYRRTKHYLHLSEAERAAFDEWFASIRLAAA, via the coding sequence ATGACTGAACCCGACCTCCTGGATCTCTTCGTCATCGGCGGAGGCATCAATGGCGCGGGAATCGCACGCGATGCTGCGGGCCGCGGGCTGAAAGTCGCGCTGTGCGATAAGGACGATTTGGCACAGGGAACCTCGTCTCGTTCGGGCAAACTGGTGCATGGCGGTCTGCGTTATCTCGAATACTACGAATTCCGCCTGGTGCGCGAGGCGCTGATCGAGCGTGAAGTGTTGCTCAATGCCGCGCCGCATATCATCTGGCCGATGCGCTTCGTCCTGCCGCACAGCCCGCAGGATCGTCCGGCGTGGCTCGTGCGGCTCGGCCTGTTCCTTTACGATCACCTTGGCGGCCGCAAAAAGCTGCCGGGGACACGCACGCTCAATCTGCTGCGCGATCCGGAGGGAACCCCGATCCTCGATCAATACACGCGCGGCTTCGAGTATTCCGATTGCTGGGTCGATGACGCCCGCCTCGTGATCCTGAATGCGGTCAGCGCGGCGGAAAAGGGCGCTACTATTCTCACTCGATCGGCAGCAATCTCGGCGCGTCGTGAGAGCGGCAGCTGGATCGTTACGACGAAAAACAGCCTCACCGGAGAGACGCGAACCTTCCGCGCAAAATGTCTCGTCAACTGCGCCGGCCCCTGGGTGATGGACATCATCAATCGTGTCACCGGCTCGAACTCCGGCCGCAACGTCCGTCTCGTGAAGGGTAGCCATATCATCGTGCCGAAGTTCTGGGCCGGCTCCAATGCCTATCTGGTCCAGAACCACGACAAGCGCGTCATTTTCATCAACCCCTATGAGGGCGACAAGGCGCTGATCGGGACGACCGATATCGCCTATGAAGGCCGCGCCGAGGATGTGTCCGCCGACGATGCGGAAATCGAGTATCTGCTGAAGGCGGTCAATCGCTACTTCAAGGAGAAGCTACGCCGGGAGGATGTGCTGCATAGCTTCTCCGGCGTTCGTCCACTTTTCGACGACGGCAAGGGCAATCCGTCCGCCGTTACCCGCGACTATGTCTTCGATCTCGACGAGACGGGCGGCGCTCCTCTGCTCAACGTCTTCGGTGGTAAGATCACCACATTCCGTGAACTTGCCGAACGGGGCATGCAACGTCTCAGGCATATTTTTCCGAACATGGGCGGAGACTGGACGGAGAAGGCGCCGTTGCCCGGCGGCGAAATTCCGAATGCCGACTACGAGACCTTCGCCAACAGCCTGCGCGATGCCTATCCATGGATGCCGCGCAAGCTCGTGCATCACTACGGCCGTCTCTATGGCGCCCGCACGAAGAATGTGATTGCGGGTGCGACTGGCATCCAAGGGCTCGGGCGGCATTTCGGCGGGCAGCTTTATGAGGCCGAGGCCCGCTATCTCGTTGCGACGGAATGGGCCGCGACGGCCGAAGACATCCTCTACCGCCGCACCAAGCATTACCTGCATCTGAGCGAAGCGGAACGTGCAGCCTTTGACGAGTGGTTTGCTTCAATCCGCCTTGCCGCAGCTTGA